TAAGCGGCGCGCTCCCCGTGTTGTGCGTCAGTGCATCTTCATCGCCGCCTGCTGTAAGCTCGCGACCACGGACCACCGTAGGAAATAGATAATAACAATGACCACGAGCGGTGAGAGATCGATGCCCAATCCGTAGCCTCCCATGACTCGGCGGATTGGGTGGAACACCGGCTCCGTCACTTTACGGAGGAACTGCACGATGGGGTTGTACGGGTCCGGGTTGACCCACGACAACAGGGCAGCGATGATGACTACCCACATGTAAAAGGTTAAGACCATATCCAACACCCCGGCCAGCGCCGACAGAAAATTCGCTGCTACGAACATGCGTCTCCCTTCACGCTACCACCCGCAGTCCAAAAATCGCGGTACCGACTCTGACCATCGTGGCCCCTTCTTCGACCGCGATTTCGAAATCACCGCTCATGCCCATGGAATACTCGGCAGCCCCGACCACGCAGCCCAGGCGGCGCAGTTCCTGAAAGTACTGGCGCATCTGTTCGGGGTCCGAAGCCGCCGGGGGAATAGCCATCAACCCGTCCAGCCGCACGTGGCGGCACGAACTGAGGGTGTTCCAGAGCGGCTCCACCTCCTCCGGGGCCACCCCGCCTTTTTGCGGCTCGCGGCCCACGTTGACCTGAATCAGAACGCGCTGGACGAGCCCTGCGCGGGCCGCCGCGTCGTCGATCGCCTGGCCCAGTCGCAGACTGTCGACCGAATGAATCACGTCAAAACGTCCCACCGCGGCGCGAACTTTGTTGCTCTGCAATCGCCCGACCAGGTGCCAAGCCAGACGAGCGGAGTCGGACCCGCTCCACGCGTCAGCTGAAGCCATCTTCTCGAGTGCCTCCTGCACCCGGTTTTCACCGACGTCGCGCAAGCCGGATTCGAACGCCTCCCGGATCGCGGGAAGCCCCACACCCTTGGTGACGCCGATGAGACGGACCGACAACGGATTCCGCCCCGCGCGTTCGGCCGCGCGCGCGATCCGCTCGTAGACATCGGCCATGCGATCGGCGATCGTCGTCGCAGTCAGCGTCAGGCCCCGGCCGCGACGTGCACGGCGCTCAACATGCCTTGCGGCCGCTTCCCCTCCCTACGGTAGGATGAGAACAACGCCGGCTGGCACCGCGTGCAAAGGCCAAGGGCTACGACGCGTTCCGGCGCAATCCCGGTCTCGGCCAGTTGCCAGCGGACGAACCCGCCGAGGTCGAAGTGTCCCTTCTCTCCGGAGCGGCGAGACACCCACCGGTCCCCTTCGGGCAAACGCGACAACGGCTCCAAGACCGCGCGGCCGACTTCAAAACAGCAGGGCCCGATATGCGGACCCAGCGCAGCTTCCAGACGCGACGCGCTGGCGCCGAAACGATCCACCATAGTCCGCACCGCGGCGTGCGCGACGCCCAACAGCGCGCCCCGCCAGCCGGCGTGGACCGCGGCGACGGCCCTCGCCCCGGGATCGTGCAACAGCAGCGGCACGCAATCCGCGGTGGTTACCCCCAGCCAGCAGTCCGTCCGATCGGTCGTCAGACCGTCGGCGTCCGCCCCGGCGGTTTCGGTCTGCCACTGCGCGGCGTCACGCTCGTCGGACGGGACCGCCACGATGGCGTCTTTGTGCACTTGTCGCGCGCTCAGGACCGGCGTGCCTTCGATCGACCGCGTCGATGCGGCGGGGAACCGCCGGGTCCCGAACCGATGCGGCGCGGAAAATCCGCTCAGGACAATCCATTCCCCTTCCACGCCGACGTCAACGCGGTACGCCGAGACGGACACGCCTTGGTCCACTAGTCCAATTGTTTGCGAAGGAAGGTGGGCACGTCCCACTCCTCCTCCGTCAGTCCATCTCGGGACTTCACGTTCGCGGTCTTTTTCGTCGGCGAAGCGACTTCCATAAACAGGCTACGCGTGGAAGGCGACGCCACCGGAACCGCCACGGGCCCCACCTGCCGCGCGGGGGCGTCGTTCAGCGACCGAACGGGCGCCTCCGTCGGCAGGTCGAATCCGGTCGCAATCACGGTGACCAGCACGTCGTCCGCAAGTTGGTCGTTGACTACCGAGCCGAAAATGATGTTGGCGTCGGGGTCGGCGGCCTCCTGGATGATCGACGAGGCTTCGGTCACCTCGTGCAACGAGAGGTCGGGACCGCCCGTGATGTTGATGAGCACGCCCCGCGCGCCTTGGATTGACCCGTCTTCGAGCAACGGGCTGGCGATCGCGCGCTGTGCGGCCTCGACCGCGCGCTGTTCGCCGCGCGCCCGTCCCATGCCCATCACTGCGCGTCCCATGTGCGTCATGATCGCCCTGACATCCGCAAAGTCGACGTTCACCAGGCCCGGGACCGTAATGACCTCAGCGATCCCCTGCACCGCCTGGCGCAGGATATCATCGGCGACCGCAAACGCACGTGTCAAGGGCGTGCCCTTTTCCACCACGCTGAGCAGACGCTGATTGGGGATCACTAGCATCGTATCGCACGCGGTCCGCAGCTCGCGCACGCCCTCGTCCGCCTGGCGCATGCGCCGCGCGCCTTCGAACGTAAACGGCTTGGTGACCACCGCCACCGTCAGCGCGCCGGTTTCTTTGGCGATTCCCGCGATGACCGGCGCGGCCCCGGTGCCGGTGCCGCCGCCCAATCCCGCGGTGATGAAGACCATGTCGGCCCCGGCCAAGACTTCGCGGATCCGATCCGCGTCTTCCAGCGCGGCATCCCGCCCGACTTGCGGATTGGCACCCGCCCCCAGCCCTTTGGTGAGACGCGCCCCCAGCTGGATCTTGGTGCTCGCCGGCGACGAGCGCAACACCTGCAGGTCGGTGTTCGCGACGACAAACTCCACCTGGCTCAAGCCGCTCGCGATCATCGTTGCGATGGCGTTACAGCCCCCGCCCCCGACGCCCATCACGATGATGCGGGCGGGCATCGTGCCCTGCGTTTCTTCGTCAAATAGGAACATGCCGTCTCCTCCCTGCCGCGTGTTGGTCGGCCTCATGCCGGCCCGCAGTCCCGCGGCGCGCGGGCTAGGAGCCTGTCCATGAAAGGCCGTCTGCGGCGTTGTCGCTGCGCTTCCGGTGCTCACGTACAACCCAGTACGCTCCGCTCCGGTTCTCGCTCCGCCTTGCATCCGGCGCTTTCCTGAACAGGCTCAGAACTACATGATTCTGATCAGCTCCTAAAAGAACTCCTGGGCCCAATCCCTCATCTTACGGACCACCCGATGCCATGCCCCGTGGCCGTTACGGGGCGCGCGGGTTGGCTCGCGGTGCTTGGCCCCATACAGGATCAACCCCACACCGGTCGCGTACATCGGGCTGTTGATGATGTCGACCAGCCCCCCCACGTCCAGCGGCGCGCCGCGGCGCACGGGCAGATTCATCACGCGCTCGGCCAATTCGGGCATTCCATCAAGGATGGACGTCCCGCCGGTGATCACGACCCCGGCCGCCACGCGGTCCTCGTACCCCATCCGGCGCAACTCCTGAGCGACCAGCGAAAACATCTCCTCCGCGCGCGGTTCGATAATTTCGGACAAGAGTTGTCGCGACAACACCCGCGGCGGCCGTCCACCCATGCTCGGCACTTCGATGGTCTCGTGGTCGCGCACCATCGAGGTGGCTGCGCATCCGTAACGGATTTTGATCTTTTCGGCTTCGTAGGCGGGGGTGCGCAAGCCCACCGCAATGTCGTTGGTGAGGTGATTCCCGCCGATCCCCAACACCGCCGTGTGCCAGACGCCATGGTCCACGATCGTGGCCAAGTCGGTGGTGCCGCCGCCGATGTCGACCATCGCCACGCCCAACTCGCGTTCTTCGGGCGTCAGCACGGCCTCGCTGGACGCGAGCGGCTGCAGGATTAGATCGATCACCTCCAGGCCCGCGCGGTTGATCGAGCGGACGATGTTTTGCGCGGACGTCACCGCCCCGGTGATAATGTGGACCTCAACCTCAAGGCGGGTCCCGAACATCCCGATCGGGTCTTTGATCCCTTCCTGGTCGTCCACCGAGAATCCGCGCGGCAGCACGTGGAGAATTTCGCGGTCCATGGGAATCGCCACCGCCTTGGCCGCCTCCACCACCCGCTTGACGTCCGCCGCCGCGACCTCGCGGTTCTTGATCGCGATCACCCCGCGGCTGTTGAAGCCTTTGATGTGCGAGCCGGCGATCCCGGTGTAGACGGAGTTGATCTCCACCCCGGCCATCAGCTCGGCCTCTTCCACGGCTTTTTTGATCGACTCGATCGTGCTCTCGACGTTGACCACCACCCCCTTGCGCAACCCCCGCGACGGGTGGGTGCCGATGCCGATGATTTTCACGTGGGGGCGCTCCCCGGGTATCGCCCCCTCCGATACCTCGCCCACGATGGCGCAGATTTTCGTGGTCCCCACGTCCAACCCCACGACGATCTGATCTCTCTTCGCCACGACTCTCCTCCTCTCAGGCGCCCATCGCGGCTACAGCGCCCGATCCCACCCGGTGACCACCGCGCGGTCGGGAAACCGCAGGTCCACCAGCCGCGGACTCGGGATTCGCTCCGTTGCGTTGTCGGCGATCGCTTGGACCCGGCGCCACTTTTCGACGAAGCCACCGCGCCCGATCCGCACGTGTATTCCGTCCGGCAGCCTGACCACGGGGTCGTCGGGGTTTGCCACGTCGATGACCAACGAGTCGATCGGGGCCAACGAGACGTCCGCCGCACGGAATCCGGCCAGAATTCGCGCCGCCAGCCGGAGCCGCTCGGGCCGCGACGTCGACGCCCCGACGATCACCGGAAAGCCGTGGGCAAGTGAGGCGGGGCCGATCGCCCACCCGTCGGCGTCCACCAAGACGCGGCCTCGATCGGTCGCGGCCACTGCAGCGGGTACGCACTCGGCCACCTCGATGACGAGCGTATCGGGGAATCGCTTCGTGATGGTCACGGCCTTGACCCATGGGCGGCCTTCGAGCCGCGCGACGAGCTGTTCGCCCTTGGTCGTCCACAGGTGCGCCCCGAGGGGCACGGCCGCCCACGCCCGGACCTGATCGGCATTCAGTCGAACCGTGCCCCGGACCTCCACCCGCTCGATTGTGTCCCAGCCGCACAACCCGGCCGTGTCGCCAGCCCCACAGAGACTGCGAGCCGTCCACCACAGCACGCCACCGGCGAGCCCGGCCAGCGCGAACCGCCCGATCAGGCGACGCGCCAGGCGTTTTGGTCGCTTCATGCCCCCGACCCCTGCGCCTCGCGCACGATCGCCACCACCAGGTCGTCGAACGAGAGTCCGACGCCCCGCGCGATGTCGGGCAGAAGGCTCGTCTCGGTCAGTCCCGGGAGGGTATTGACCTCGAGCACGTATGGCGTGCCCGCTTGGTCGACCAGGCAATCCACCCGGCCGTATCCCGCGCCCCGCAGCGCCCGAAACGCGCCCAACCCCACGTCCAGGGTGCGCCGCATGACGTCGGGCGGCAGCGTGGCCGGAAAGATGTGCTCGGACATCCCCGGCGTGTATTTGGCGGTGTAGTCGTAGAACGCGGTCTTGGAGCGGATCTCGATCGCGCCCAGCGCGCGGTCGCCCAGAATGCCGACTTGCACTTCTTTTCCCGCGATGTACGCCTCGATGAGCACCCGCCGGTCGTACCGAAACGCCTCGCCCAGCGCCGTGGGAAGGTCCGCGGCGCTCGCAACGAGACTGACCCCCACGCTCGAGCCTTCCCCGTTGGGTTTGACGACCACCGGAAACGCGAAGGGCAATGGAGGGGGCGCGGGCTCCGTGAGGAGCACGTAGCGCGGCACCGGCAGGCCCGCGGCCGCGAACAGCGTCCGCGAGATGACCTTGTCCATCCCCAGGGCGCTCGCGAGCACCCCTGAGCCGGTGTAGGGAATCCCGAGGATTTCCAGCAAGCCCTGAACCGTGCCGTCTTCACCGTAGCGGCCGTGCAGCGCGATGAACGCCAGCGTGACGCGCTCGCGACCCAGCCGTTCCACCACGGACGCGTCCACGTCGATGCCCACTGCGTCGATGCTCCGGCGTCTGAGCGCCCCCAACACCGCCTCCCCCGAGCGGAGCGACACCTCGCGCTCCGCGGAGCGGCCGCCCATCAAAACTCCCACGCGCAGTTCGGCCGTCATTCCCGTCCCACAAGTCGGATTTCCATTTCCAACGTGACGCCCCGCTCGCGTTCAACCCGGCCGCCCACGTGGCGGATGAGCGCGGTCAGGTCCTTCGCGGTCCCGCCGCCCACGTTGACCATGAAGTTGGCGTGGCGTTCGGACACCTGAACGCCCCCGATCCGATATCCCTTGAGCCCCAACTCGTCGATGAGCCGGCCGGCCGACTGGCCGGGCGGGTTCTTGAACACGCACCCCGCGTTGGGAAGGTGCAGCGGCTGCGTCTCCCGCCGATACTCGAGGATCGCCTGCATCCGGCCCTCGATCGCGGGAGGGTCGTCCGGCTTCAACCCTACGGTGCAGCCCACCAACACCCCGGGCGGCAGATGCGACTCGCGGTAGGCGAACCCGAGCTTGGACGCGGCGATCTCCACGATCTCGCCCTCGAACGTCATCAACCGGACGCTCTCCAAGACGTCGGCGATCTCGCCGTCGCGCGTCCCCGCGTTCATCACCACCGCGCCGCCGACCGTGCCGGGAATGCCGCAGGCGAATTCAAGACCCGATAGCCCCGCGTCTTTCGCGGCGTGCGCCAAGGTGGGGAACGGGCCTCCGGCTTCGGCGTACAGCCGATTCGTCCCCGCAGGCCGGATCGCCTTGAGGCCGGACAATCGCAGCACCACGCCCGC
The DNA window shown above is from Nitrospirota bacterium and carries:
- a CDS encoding YggT family protein encodes the protein MFVAANFLSALAGVLDMVLTFYMWVVIIAALLSWVNPDPYNPIVQFLRKVTEPVFHPIRRVMGGYGLGIDLSPLVVIVIIYFLRWSVVASLQQAAMKMH
- a CDS encoding YggS family pyridoxal phosphate-dependent enzyme, which produces MTLTATTIADRMADVYERIARAAERAGRNPLSVRLIGVTKGVGLPAIREAFESGLRDVGENRVQEALEKMASADAWSGSDSARLAWHLVGRLQSNKVRAAVGRFDVIHSVDSLRLGQAIDDAAARAGLVQRVLIQVNVGREPQKGGVAPEEVEPLWNTLSSCRHVRLDGLMAIPPAASDPEQMRQYFQELRRLGCVVGAAEYSMGMSGDFEIAVEEGATMVRVGTAIFGLRVVA
- the pgeF gene encoding peptidoglycan editing factor PgeF, producing MSVSAYRVDVGVEGEWIVLSGFSAPHRFGTRRFPAASTRSIEGTPVLSARQVHKDAIVAVPSDERDAAQWQTETAGADADGLTTDRTDCWLGVTTADCVPLLLHDPGARAVAAVHAGWRGALLGVAHAAVRTMVDRFGASASRLEAALGPHIGPCCFEVGRAVLEPLSRLPEGDRWVSRRSGEKGHFDLGGFVRWQLAETGIAPERVVALGLCTRCQPALFSSYRREGKRPQGMLSAVHVAAGA
- the ftsZ gene encoding cell division protein FtsZ, which codes for MFLFDEETQGTMPARIIVMGVGGGGCNAIATMIASGLSQVEFVVANTDLQVLRSSPASTKIQLGARLTKGLGAGANPQVGRDAALEDADRIREVLAGADMVFITAGLGGGTGTGAAPVIAGIAKETGALTVAVVTKPFTFEGARRMRQADEGVRELRTACDTMLVIPNQRLLSVVEKGTPLTRAFAVADDILRQAVQGIAEVITVPGLVNVDFADVRAIMTHMGRAVMGMGRARGEQRAVEAAQRAIASPLLEDGSIQGARGVLINITGGPDLSLHEVTEASSIIQEAADPDANIIFGSVVNDQLADDVLVTVIATGFDLPTEAPVRSLNDAPARQVGPVAVPVASPSTRSLFMEVASPTKKTANVKSRDGLTEEEWDVPTFLRKQLD
- the ftsA gene encoding cell division protein FtsA, with the protein product MAKRDQIVVGLDVGTTKICAIVGEVSEGAIPGERPHVKIIGIGTHPSRGLRKGVVVNVESTIESIKKAVEEAELMAGVEINSVYTGIAGSHIKGFNSRGVIAIKNREVAAADVKRVVEAAKAVAIPMDREILHVLPRGFSVDDQEGIKDPIGMFGTRLEVEVHIITGAVTSAQNIVRSINRAGLEVIDLILQPLASSEAVLTPEERELGVAMVDIGGGTTDLATIVDHGVWHTAVLGIGGNHLTNDIAVGLRTPAYEAEKIKIRYGCAATSMVRDHETIEVPSMGGRPPRVLSRQLLSEIIEPRAEEMFSLVAQELRRMGYEDRVAAGVVITGGTSILDGMPELAERVMNLPVRRGAPLDVGGLVDIINSPMYATGVGLILYGAKHREPTRAPRNGHGAWHRVVRKMRDWAQEFF
- a CDS encoding FtsQ-type POTRA domain-containing protein, translating into MKRPKRLARRLIGRFALAGLAGGVLWWTARSLCGAGDTAGLCGWDTIERVEVRGTVRLNADQVRAWAAVPLGAHLWTTKGEQLVARLEGRPWVKAVTITKRFPDTLVIEVAECVPAAVAATDRGRVLVDADGWAIGPASLAHGFPVIVGASTSRPERLRLAARILAGFRAADVSLAPIDSLVIDVANPDDPVVRLPDGIHVRIGRGGFVEKWRRVQAIADNATERIPSPRLVDLRFPDRAVVTGWDRAL
- a CDS encoding D-alanine--D-alanine ligase, which produces MTAELRVGVLMGGRSAEREVSLRSGEAVLGALRRRSIDAVGIDVDASVVERLGRERVTLAFIALHGRYGEDGTVQGLLEILGIPYTGSGVLASALGMDKVISRTLFAAAGLPVPRYVLLTEPAPPPLPFAFPVVVKPNGEGSSVGVSLVASAADLPTALGEAFRYDRRVLIEAYIAGKEVQVGILGDRALGAIEIRSKTAFYDYTAKYTPGMSEHIFPATLPPDVMRRTLDVGLGAFRALRGAGYGRVDCLVDQAGTPYVLEVNTLPGLTETSLLPDIARGVGLSFDDLVVAIVREAQGSGA
- the murB gene encoding UDP-N-acetylmuramate dehydrogenase, whose amino-acid sequence is MTERTALTTRSDLRASLKDIRGEVRYDEPLARFTSMKIGGPADALVIPADEADLREALLAARAARVPVMVLGGTNIVVRDGGMAGVVLRLSGLKAIRPAGTNRLYAEAGGPFPTLAHAAKDAGLSGLEFACGIPGTVGGAVVMNAGTRDGEIADVLESVRLMTFEGEIVEIAASKLGFAYRESHLPPGVLVGCTVGLKPDDPPAIEGRMQAILEYRRETQPLHLPNAGCVFKNPPGQSAGRLIDELGLKGYRIGGVQVSERHANFMVNVGGGTAKDLTALIRHVGGRVERERGVTLEMEIRLVGRE